The window AACAACCTCACCACAAGACTCGAACTCGGACTTGAGCCAGTCGTTGTCAACGTTCCAAGAGAGCTGGCCAACGAAAACGTTGGTAGTGGCTTCCTCCTCACCGTCATCGGCCCTGGCCTTTTTTGCAGGGGCAACGGACTCTCCCTCGGCCTTTCGCTTGTTACCTGGGTAATTTTAGCTCGAGTTCAAATTCATAATAGTAAAAATATTGGCTTACCGTTGGCCTGGGGCTTAGTCTCTTCCTTGGtctcctccatcttttcGTCCTCATCCTCAGAAGAGTCGGAGTCAGAGTCAGAAGCAGAGTCAGACTGTACGGGCGTCAACAACTTCCCACTTATGAAACTGATTGCGACTTACTTCTTCGCTGGCCTCCTTTTTGGTCTCAGCCTTGGGCTCCTCCTCGGACTCGGACTCAGAGTCAGAGGAAGACTCAGAGGATACATCAGAAGACGACTCTTCCTTCTTAGCCTACGCATTGTGTTACTGACATTCAAACAAACATTTAAGAACATAACACACCTCGGCAACGGGGGCGGCGGTCTTAGCAGCAGGCTTTTCGTCTTCGGAGGAAGATGATTCAGAGTCAGAAGAGCCCTCCTCCTCGGAGTCTTCAGACTCAGAGCTGGAGCTCTGAGGAGGGGGTGTGGGGGTCTTAGCCTTCTTGgacttcttttccttcttttccttcaCATCCTTCTGTAGAATCTGTTAGTTCCAAACGTACGTCTTCGCAGCAGAGGGAGAAAACTAACCTTAGCCGTCTTGGCAGGAGCGGGGGAAGCGGCGGgcttctcttccttcttgcttttcttgtccttcttgTCAACCTTGACAGTGGCAGCAGGAGCAGATTTGGCTGATTTGGCCATTTTAGATATAGTATTTTAGTTTTTAAGGACGGAGATGGATGAGAGGCGATAGAGAAATAGTTTACAAGCAGACCTTCAACTTTTGTGCGTCCACCGCGGCGAAAACAGAAATTCTGCTCGGGAGATATTGATCACGTGACCAGCAGGTTTTTATGGGCCTAACATAGGCCAAGATGAAGATACAACGCGGGCCTATTAGCAAAGAGGAATGGGGCTTTCGCATGCCTTTCTCGGCCGATTAGATCCGACCATTTGATGGCCCTGACGTCGGTATCTGTAAGGAAAAGAGAGACAAGACGAAAGAGACGACAAGAGACTACACAAGCCTTTCGTTCTCTTTGCTTTTCTTTGTTTCGAACGGAAAATATCCATAATTAAATAACCAAAATGTTCGCCCGATCAGCCTCTAAGAACGTCGTCTCTTCTCTCCGCTCTGTCCAGGTCAGTACTCTCCGGACAGTTGACAACTGAGTGATCCACTCGCTCTATGTGGAAAGCGTATTATTGTCGAGAGCTGACCCTTGTTTATTTGAAACTCGCAGGCTCCTGTCGGTGTGAGGTACTATGCCTCTGCCTTCAACTCTTCTACCCCCACTTCTGCCTTCGctgggaagaagggtgCCGACGTACGTAGATAATGCCAGCAACAAGTGGAACACGACAGCTGACATGGCGGTATGGTGAATCTGCAGGGCAACTACACCGTCACCCTCATCCCCGGTGATGGTATTGGCCCTGAAATTGCCGACAGTGTCAAGAAAATCTTTAAGGCTGCCCAGGTATGTCTCATGAGGATTTGCATGGGAGAAGCGGAATTGACCTTTAACGTTACAGGTTCCCATTGTCTGGGAAGAGGTTGACGTGACGCCTATTCTTAAGGACGGTAAGACCGTCATCCCTGACGATGCCATCAGGAGTATCAAGAAGAACACTGTTGCCCTCAAGGGTCCTCTCGCTACTCCTAGTATGTTCTTATCGTTGGCCTCTCAAAGATTGCCGGTGTTGACGAACTGCGATGAAAAGTCGGCAAGGGTCACGTTTCTCTTAACCTTACACTTCGACGAaccttctctctcttcgCCAACGTACGACCTTGTGTTTCAATTAAGGGTTACAAGACCCCTTACGACAATGTCAACACTGTTTTGATAAGGGAGAACACCGAAGGAGAGTACTCAGGTATCGAGCACGAAGTGCGTTTAGTTCACTCAAATTTGGTTCTATAATTGCTCACGACCCGCACAGATTGTCGATGGCGTCGTTCAGTCTATTAAGCTTATCACTCGAGAGGCCTCTGAACGTAAGCGCTCTCGTGTTTTTAGCTGTCCTGGAAACAACGCTCATGCTGTGTAGGCGTCGCCCGATACGCCTTCCACTACGCTTCTGAGAGCGGCAGGAACAAGGTTACTGCCGTCCACAAGGCTAACATCATGTTGGTGTCATCTCATCAAGTAAAATGTCAAACGAACAAACTGACGGAGTACTTGCTTGTAGGAAAATGTCCGACGGAATGTTCCTTACCGCCTGTAGGGACGTTGCCAAGGAGTATCCTAGCATCGCTTACGACGAGGATCTCCTCGACCGCGTTTGCTTGAGGGTAATTGAGAAATTGTCGATGAATTGACATGCGCTAATTGGTCAATAGATTGCTTCTGACCCCTCTCCTTTCGCCGACCGAGTTATGGTCATGCCTAACTTGTGCGTTGATTTTAACATGTAAAAATGATGATTGCTAATTTCTAATAGGTACGGTGACATTCTTTCCGATTTGTCTGCTGGTCTTATCGGTGGACTTGGTCTTACTCCCTCTGGTAACATCGGCAAGGTCAGTCTTTCACTTGACTACAGGTCGCTTAGCACAAAACTCACTGGCGACAAATAGGACGCCTCCATCTTCGAGGCCGTTCACGGTTCTGCCCCTGACATTGAGGGCAAGGGCCTTGCCAACCCCACTgctctcctcctctcctctttgATGATGCTCCGGTAAGTGACACAGATCCCTTACACCGTCCTGTATTTTACCGTGCCTGATCATACACATACTTTGGCTCATAACGTGGCTGACTTGTTTGTCAACAGACACATGGGTCTTAATGAGCTCGCTGACAAGATCGAGAAGGCTGCTCTTTCTGTGAGTTGAACTCTTGGGCTTCTCACTCTTCTACGCGTTCGAAATGCTGATACAGACATCGTAGACAATTGCCGAGGGCAAGGCTATCACTCGAGACCTCGGTGGTAAGGCCGGTACCAAGGAGTACACTGATGCTATCCTCTCCAAGCTTTAAAAGTTTGATTTGTAGAGGTTCTAGAGGGATGAACTAAAATTAGGAACTTTGTTCTGATATCATATATACTTTATTCGACGCATTATTTGTGATAGCGGAATCTTTGGATTATGACTCCATCAGGTTTACTAACCAGTTCCGTATGTGCCTTGCATAACAACATCCGAGTGATACACGTGTTTTAGCATCCGCCAAGTAAATCCCAGTTTTCAGGTCTCAAGATCTATCACCAACGAAGGGAACGTGAGACCTAATGTCAAAGGACGATAGGCAATCGTTGTCCATTGTTATAAACAAGGAGACTTCCCCCATCATGGTCGCAACACGACATTCTCGTGTCCCGTGGCTCAGCTTTATAACACTACTACAGGCGATGGTCGTGCAGGGACATTCCGGAGTTAAATGGAGCGATCAGGGTtcactttttttttattaCTGAAACATTGTCCATCTACATATGTGAGAATGACTGTAGAAGGACGCTAACATCACTTAACTCGCAAGAATCTGCGCAGATTAGGAGGTTGTCTTTCTCCGTACTAGGAACGAAGATTTGACTATTCTTCTCGAACCATTTCCATGACAGTTGCCCTTCTTTGCACAACACTTTCCATGGCGCATGATGGTTGCTACGAGTGTAAAACAATTGTTGTGCATCCTgttccatctccttcctaTGATAATCAAATTCTCAGCGGGAATTACTCCAGGCAAGAATTTGTCGCCAGATAATTTTATTTGCTACATTCTGTATTTGTATCATCGGACAGAGATTGTTGCTGTGAAATCATACAACGGGTGCAGCCGCTAGCATCGTGTACTGGTCAATCTACCGCTGGTGATTCGTTTGTGATTGCTATTCTAGTCCTCTACGAGTGCTTGGCAACGCAGTAATGAATTTCCCTTTCCAATGACTACATTTAGGCCGATAAGTTTCTTGATCTTATCTCATATCTTAACTGCGGTCGATCAGCCGGCTGATGACCAGCCGGTGATGATGAGATCGATCCAATCTACGTATTGTTCTGCTCACAATGTCCGTTGTGGCTTCGCCGCCAGAAACTAAGTAAGTCCATGTGCTTAAGACTTGTTCATTCTTGCATGATGCTCTTTGGTCCGCCAGACTCCGAAACTCCGCGGTTTCGGTTTCTTCATTTAACATTATTAAAGCTGCTGTTATTCGATCGACGACGGGAAGCAACTTGTTTTTTCTGTCTTCTCTCATCCGCCGCGCCTCTTCAGTAGCGTCAGTTGATGGGTCGATTATGTCGTCGATCCCTTGCCCTTCTATTGTACAGTCAGTAGTGGTCTCGCCAAAAAAAGGGATACATGGCGTCGACATTGAACCATCAATTCAAAATCCAGCCGGTTGGGGGAAGAACGAAGATGAAACGCGTCGCTTACAGCTAAAGGACAAAAGTTGTAGGCGTCATACGTACATAACGAGTATCTAATCCAATCCCCTCAGGCTTCCGAAAAAGCGACGCGCCTGGATTCTTGTCTCGACTCCTCGTCTGGATTCTTGTCCCGACTCGATACCACAAAATACGTACTATGACTTTTCAGCTCATAATAGCTTTTTAGCACTCCTTCGAACGTGAGAGATCATATCTTGCCGTATTTTAACTCCCTCTTTCTGAGCTTGTGTTTTGGCTAGAGTCTGAAATGTCCTCTTAAAGCTCACAAAACCAAAAAGAAAGCAATGATGCAAAAAGCACCGAGGGCAAACGCGAGGACCGGGGATGCACTCGTGGCGGGGTGCATGGTGGTGGCTGGTTGGTTGGCCGCGAACAAAACGAAAGGGACGACCTACTCAACAACGTCATCGACGACTCCCATTTCATGATGCTAAAAATTGCTGCTGTTTATTAGCTGCATCGATCGCCGATACAGGCCCACTCTCACGCCAACCCAGGTGGACAAAAGTTTCCATAATAAACCTCTCACTACTTCTACTTAATCCTTCCTTCAATTTCACTTTTTGAATTCCGTTTCACTTGTCGCCTACTGAAAAACAGGGTCCGCTCTCTGCCCCTCTATTCCCACGACAATACCTTTAGTCTCAACGTGCAGAGCGACTCATTCCTCAGTATCCACAAAGAACGGAGGCACTTCCTGCATACGCTCCAAGGGAATCCAGGCGTCAAAGCGACAGCAGGCCATCCGGCAACCACGGTTCGTTCACAAAGACACGTGTACTCACCCACATACACACATATACACACAGACGCGCGCGCAGCTGCGAACTCATTACGATTCACCACTGGAATCATTACCGTGTATCAATCACGTCGCAATTGTAATAGAACTCTTTTGCTTTCTTGTTTCCGCCCTTATAACACATATCTGGGGCAGAACCTGGGTGATCGACCCCAGCCCAAAACGCGGAAATCATTCCATCAAACGTAACACTTGTGTGAATCATTAGTCTGTCTAAGATAGAACGCGATAGGTTAGACATAGATATTGACATTTAAAGGCGATTGTCGGAGATCACATCACGTAAGTGACAGCCTTACTGCCCCTTGGCATCGGACGCGATTCTCGGCGACGGGACCGGAACATGAAAGGCTAATACTGCTTGCTT is drawn from Cryptococcus gattii WM276 chromosome A, complete sequence and contains these coding sequences:
- a CDS encoding isocitrate dehydrogenase, putative (Similar to TIGR gene model, INSD accession AAW41018.1), producing the protein MFARSASKNVVSSLRSVQAPVGVRYYASAFNSSTPTSAFAGKKGADGNYTVTLIPGDGIGPEIADSVKKIFKAAQVPIVWEEVDVTPILKDGKTVIPDDAIRSIKKNTVALKGPLATPIGKGHVSLNLTLRRTFSLFANVRPCVSIKGYKTPYDNVNTVLIRENTEGEYSGIEHEIVDGVVQSIKLITREASERVARYAFHYASESGRNKVTAVHKANIMKMSDGMFLTACRDVAKEYPSIAYDEDLLDRVCLRIASDPSPFADRVMVMPNLYGDILSDLSAGLIGGLGLTPSGNIGKDASIFEAVHGSAPDIEGKGLANPTALLLSSLMMLRHMGLNELADKIEKAALSTIAEGKAITRDLGGKAGTKEYTDAILSKL
- a CDS encoding single-stranded DNA binding protein, putative (Similar to TIGR gene model, INSD accession AAW41016.1), producing the protein MAKSAKSAPAATVKVDKKDKKSKKEEKPAASPAPAKTAKKDVKEKKEKKSKKAKTPTPPPQSSSSESEDSEEEGSSDSESSSSEDEKPAAKTAAPVAEAKKEESSSDVSSESSSDSESESEEEPKAETKKEASEESDSASDSDSDSSEDEDEKMEETKEETKPQANGNKRKAEGESVAPAKKARADDGEEEATTNVFVGQLSWNVDNDWLKSEFESCGEVVSARVVFDRDSQKSRGFGYVEFADLEASAKAIEKDGSEIDGRAIRVNYATQRKPNEAAEKRAKVFNDKQSPPAETLWIGSLSFSVTEDQVYEAFGQHGDVQSVRLPTDRDTGAPKGFGYVQFSSVEDASAALKAMNGAEIAGRAIRVDFAPPKQDNGERGGFGGGRGGGGFGGRGGGRGGGRGRGGFDRGGRGGGRGRGGPPRGGARTGGIVRPEGQKVTFD